A single Paenibacillus kribbensis DNA region contains:
- a CDS encoding carbohydrate ABC transporter permease, with the protein MEKVMSNKLVIALYVLPSLLLLLAVIYVPIVLTGYYGLNQWNGIGPMTFVGLDNYQHLFTDTAFWQSAWHSLLLALFSGVSLIGYLVIAMILSGNIKGANLLRKIYLIPMLLSSVAIAQLWLKMYHPTNGVLNSLLASLGVHNPPEWLANPSLVLPALFIPIIWQYAGFYILIYYAGLKNIPETLVEAARIDGASAWQIATRIKLPLLREVINVTIILSIVGSLKYFDLIYVMTDGGPNGASEVMASYMYHQAFRSFDFGYGSATAFALLLICLVATWLIRKATASGDTIQYS; encoded by the coding sequence GTGGAAAAGGTCATGTCCAATAAGCTTGTCATTGCCCTGTATGTGTTGCCTTCCCTGCTGCTGTTGCTTGCTGTGATTTATGTGCCTATTGTGCTGACCGGCTATTATGGCCTGAATCAGTGGAATGGAATCGGCCCTATGACTTTTGTCGGGCTGGACAACTATCAACATTTGTTCACAGACACAGCGTTCTGGCAAAGTGCTTGGCATTCCCTGCTGCTGGCCTTGTTTTCAGGCGTCAGTCTGATCGGTTATCTGGTGATTGCGATGATTTTGTCAGGGAATATCAAGGGAGCGAATCTGCTGCGGAAAATTTATCTGATTCCCATGCTGCTGTCTTCTGTAGCTATCGCGCAATTGTGGCTCAAAATGTATCATCCGACGAACGGAGTGCTGAATTCCTTGCTGGCGTCGCTCGGAGTTCACAACCCGCCCGAATGGTTGGCTAATCCATCTCTGGTGCTGCCTGCTCTGTTCATCCCGATTATTTGGCAATATGCAGGCTTTTATATTCTGATCTATTATGCCGGGCTGAAAAACATTCCCGAAACGCTGGTGGAAGCTGCCCGGATTGATGGGGCCAGTGCCTGGCAGATTGCGACTCGTATCAAATTGCCTCTGCTGCGCGAGGTGATTAACGTCACGATCATATTGTCCATTGTCGGTTCGCTCAAATATTTTGACCTCATCTACGTCATGACGGACGGTGGGCCGAATGGAGCCAGTGAAGTGATGGCATCTTACATGTACCACCAGGCGTTCCGCAGCTTTGATTTTGGATATGGCAGTGCTACAGCCTTTGCCCTGCTGCTCATTTGTCTGGTCGCTACGTGGCTGATTCGCAAGGCTACCGCTTCCGGTGACACAATCCAGTATTCATAA
- a CDS encoding carbohydrate ABC transporter permease, with product MKLKKVHAYVFVFPSLFLTLVFGIYPLLWALRYMFYDYQGFGTPVFIGLGNFTRILRDHQFWSSVGNTGIYALGKLLVTLPMSLVLAIILNRKLKGRSLLRAIYYLPTIFSASVMAIVFFIIFNSYNGILNQLLLKYHLVSAPINWLGADYAMLTTIIIAIWGAIGNYMLLFLAGLQGIPNDLYEAASLDGANEFQKLKYVTIPMLGPVMQMIIMLAITISLKGYESIMVLTAGGPYGKTEVMYLYLFKLLFPVSGETQGIQQLGYGSAVGFTTALIVGGVTLIYFRISKKLNDVY from the coding sequence ATGAAGCTGAAAAAAGTACACGCCTATGTGTTTGTTTTCCCGAGTTTATTTCTGACCCTTGTATTCGGCATTTATCCTCTGCTTTGGGCGCTTCGTTACATGTTTTATGATTATCAGGGATTCGGGACGCCTGTTTTTATTGGCCTCGGCAATTTTACGCGCATTCTGCGTGACCATCAATTCTGGTCCTCCGTTGGAAATACTGGCATTTACGCTCTTGGCAAGCTGCTCGTAACCCTTCCCATGTCCTTGGTTTTGGCTATTATTTTGAATCGCAAGCTGAAGGGACGCTCCTTGTTGCGAGCGATTTATTATTTACCTACTATTTTTAGCGCTTCGGTGATGGCGATCGTCTTTTTTATTATTTTCAACTCCTATAACGGGATCTTGAACCAACTGCTGCTCAAGTACCATCTCGTCTCCGCCCCGATTAATTGGCTAGGCGCCGATTATGCCATGCTGACCACTATTATCATCGCCATCTGGGGCGCTATCGGCAACTATATGCTGCTGTTTCTCGCCGGTCTGCAAGGTATTCCGAACGATCTTTACGAAGCGGCCTCGCTGGACGGGGCCAATGAGTTTCAAAAGCTTAAGTATGTGACTATTCCGATGCTGGGACCAGTTATGCAGATGATTATCATGCTGGCCATTACCATCTCCCTTAAAGGTTATGAGAGCATCATGGTTTTGACCGCAGGTGGGCCTTACGGAAAAACAGAGGTCATGTACCTCTATCTGTTCAAGCTGCTGTTTCCGGTATCGGGCGAAACCCAGGGGATTCAGCAATTGGGATACGGCAGTGCGGTCGGCTTCACCACCGCGTTGATTGTAGGGGGAGTTACGCTGATCTACTTCCGTATTTCCAAAAAGCTGAATGATGTTTACTAG
- a CDS encoding carbohydrate ABC transporter permease — protein sequence MKTQAAASYPLGVSTRGKMLTRVGYAALYTLLIILAVTQLLPLLWLMLFSLKNNQEVFNLPPFALPSQPHWENYMNVWTSGNIGRYFFNSVLVTVISVVLTVLLASFVTFAITRMRWKGSQLVLGLFMVGLMIPVHSTLIPLFSMFLKLHLTDTPLSIILSYVAFNLPTTMMILLGFYYALPREVEEASVMDGCSVNRMFFRIVLPMTTPVMATTSIINMIYNWNEFIFVNTFISSDENKTLTVGVQNFIGQYTTDWGAIGATLMISILPILLVFLIMSDRIVEGIAAGSVKG from the coding sequence ATGAAAACCCAGGCAGCCGCCAGCTATCCGCTTGGTGTCTCTACCCGCGGCAAAATGTTAACTCGCGTCGGTTATGCCGCATTGTATACGCTTTTGATCATCCTGGCGGTGACGCAGCTTTTACCGCTGCTGTGGCTGATGCTTTTTTCACTTAAAAATAATCAGGAGGTGTTTAACCTTCCACCGTTTGCACTCCCGTCCCAGCCGCATTGGGAGAACTATATGAATGTGTGGACCAGCGGCAATATCGGGCGGTATTTTTTCAATAGTGTGTTGGTTACGGTCATATCCGTAGTGCTAACGGTGCTGCTGGCCAGCTTTGTAACGTTTGCGATTACACGTATGCGCTGGAAAGGAAGCCAACTGGTCCTAGGACTCTTTATGGTCGGACTGATGATTCCAGTCCATTCCACCTTGATTCCGTTGTTCAGTATGTTTCTCAAGCTGCATCTGACAGACACGCCGCTGTCCATCATCCTGTCGTATGTTGCTTTTAACCTGCCCACAACGATGATGATCCTGCTGGGATTCTATTATGCCTTGCCCCGGGAAGTGGAAGAAGCGTCCGTTATGGACGGCTGCTCTGTCAACCGGATGTTCTTCCGGATTGTGCTGCCTATGACGACCCCGGTCATGGCAACGACCTCTATTATTAACATGATCTATAACTGGAATGAATTTATTTTCGTCAATACGTTCATCAGCTCGGACGAAAACAAAACGCTGACCGTAGGCGTTCAGAACTTTATTGGACAATATACGACCGACTGGGGAGCGATCGGGGCTACGCTGATGATCAGCATTTTGCCCATTCTGCTAGTGTTCCTCATCATGAGTGACCGGATTGTGGAAGGGATCGCAGCCGGGTCGGTTAAGGGGTAA
- a CDS encoding extracellular solute-binding protein — protein MSNEYGLRKRSHRKWVAGLTLLLSLMLVLSGCGAGKDGKGGSEGEGGKITLKMMHLWPEGSSAQQSKLVTQIIDQYEKDHPNVVIQQEVLENEQYKNKLKVLSASNELPDIGITWAAGFMEPYVKGGLFTPMDDLLNGSKLKDKFVPGTTEAYALNGKTYALPIELNISPIYYNKAIFQKYNLKVPATLDELKQAVQTLADHGVAPIALGNKDRWTGSLWYMYLAERIAGNETLKKAIDGSGSFDDPGLIQAASEIQTLVDMNAFNKGFNGLSNDEGKSEFMNDKAAMYLMGTWELPNFTTNPAIPQAFKDQIGFFKFPMVAGGKGNENSWVGGPGVGLFVSENSKVKEEAKAFVEYFVVQWGEQSVTQAGVIPATKVDTSKGDLPKLYVDLLNGLNQASSITLFADVQMKPNAAQVHLNMIQALFGKAVTPQQFAEQHKAAIEKGN, from the coding sequence ATGTCCAACGAGTATGGTTTGCGTAAGCGTTCACACCGAAAATGGGTTGCTGGGTTGACCCTGCTGCTGTCATTGATGCTGGTGCTATCCGGTTGCGGTGCTGGTAAAGATGGCAAGGGTGGTTCTGAGGGAGAAGGGGGAAAGATTACCCTCAAAATGATGCATCTGTGGCCAGAGGGAAGCTCGGCACAGCAAAGCAAGCTTGTGACCCAGATCATAGATCAATACGAAAAGGATCATCCGAATGTCGTCATTCAGCAGGAAGTGCTGGAAAATGAACAATACAAAAATAAGCTCAAAGTGCTGTCGGCCTCCAATGAATTGCCGGATATCGGCATCACCTGGGCAGCGGGCTTCATGGAGCCTTACGTCAAAGGCGGATTATTTACGCCGATGGATGACCTGTTGAATGGTTCAAAGCTGAAGGATAAATTCGTACCGGGAACGACTGAAGCCTATGCGCTGAATGGAAAAACGTATGCGCTTCCGATCGAATTGAACATTTCACCCATCTACTACAACAAGGCTATATTCCAAAAATACAATCTGAAAGTACCAGCGACACTTGACGAATTGAAGCAGGCTGTGCAAACACTTGCGGATCATGGCGTTGCGCCGATTGCACTGGGCAATAAAGACCGCTGGACCGGCTCGCTCTGGTATATGTATCTGGCGGAACGTATAGCGGGTAACGAAACGCTGAAAAAAGCGATTGACGGCTCAGGCTCGTTCGATGACCCTGGTTTAATTCAGGCGGCCTCCGAAATCCAGACGCTTGTAGATATGAATGCCTTTAACAAGGGATTTAACGGCTTGTCCAATGATGAAGGAAAATCCGAGTTTATGAACGACAAGGCCGCTATGTATTTGATGGGGACTTGGGAATTGCCGAATTTTACGACCAACCCCGCCATCCCGCAAGCATTTAAAGATCAAATCGGCTTCTTTAAATTTCCGATGGTTGCAGGCGGCAAGGGCAACGAGAACAGTTGGGTAGGAGGTCCGGGAGTAGGCTTGTTTGTCTCGGAAAATTCCAAGGTAAAAGAAGAGGCCAAAGCGTTCGTTGAATATTTCGTAGTCCAATGGGGTGAGCAATCGGTCACGCAGGCGGGTGTTATTCCAGCGACGAAAGTAGACACCTCCAAAGGAGATTTGCCCAAGTTGTATGTCGATTTGCTGAATGGTCTGAATCAAGCCAGCAGCATTACATTGTTCGCCGATGTACAGATGAAGCCGAATGCAGCGCAGGTACATTTGAATATGATTCAGGCGTTGTTTGGCAAAGCGGTGACACCGCAACAATTTGCCGAGCAGCATAAGGCTGCCATCGAGAAAGGAAATTGA